The nucleotide window CAAAGCCACTCACCGAGCCCGTAGGCTCTTCCGGCTGACTTAGCACCAGCGGAGCAGAAGCCGCTTTAACCCAGCCTGTCGAAGCCGAGGAGGCCGACTTCGACCACATAGCGCCCAGGCCGGCCAGCAAGAGCAGGGCCAGGGCCGCGGCCACGCCATAATTGTAGCGACGGGGTGCACGGATTACGGGAGTAGGCGCGGCGGCCGGCGTCTGGATTTCTTCTTCGGGCTGCAGCTTGACAATGCGCAATGGGGCTTCCTCGGAGGCGGCGGCAGGCGCGGCGCTCAGTTCGGCCTCAATGGCATCCCACAAATCCGGGCGGGGCTCGAATGCGTCGAAGTCACCGCGGTGGCGGTCGACAAAGTCCTCAAGTCCGGTTTTTTTCTCTTTCATACAGGTGGTTATTCGCACGTTTCTCCCCGGCCAGCTGCTCTCCGATGGGTACTTTGGGTGGTGGATGGCAGCGGCTACTGTAGTTGATACGTTAATTCGTTAAAGACCGTGCTGTCGGGCCAGCTCCAGCAGCTTCTTGCGCGCCCGGCTGTACTGCGACTTGGAAGTCGATTCGGTGATGTTGAGAATGCCGGCAATTTCGGCGTGGTCGTAGCCCTCCAGCAGGTAGAGCGACAACACCACGCGGTAGCCGTCGGGCAGCTCCTGCACGCAGCGACGCACCACGTCGGCGCGCCAGCCCAGCTCCTCGCTGTCGTACTCGCCGCTCTCGGTTTCGGTGCCCACCGAGTCGTGCTGGTCGGCCAGGGGCACTAGTTGCAGGCGCCGGTTGCGCAGGCAGTTGATGCTTTTGTTGATGACGATGCGCTTGAGCCAGGAGCCAAACGAGGAGTCGCCCTTGTAGCTGTGCAGCTCCCGAAACGCACTCAGGAAGGACTCCTGCAGCACGTCCTCGGCCTCAGCATAGTCGCCGGTAATGCGCAGCGAGGCGTTGAACATCGCCTTGGCGTACCGTTTATAAATCTCGGCCTGGGCGCGCCGGTCGCCCAGGCGGCAGCGCTCCACCAGGGGGCGTTGATGTCGGTGTACGCAAATGCCTCCATATGCTGTTCGGTTGGCGGAAGTTGAGAATTAGGAGAACCGTAAATATCCAACTTTCCGGGCTGTGCTGCTAGTGATGACGGATAAGCAGATGAAAGACAAGAGAAGCCCCGGCGGGTTGCACCAACAAGCTGACAATCCGGCCGACCACCCGATTACGACAAGGAGAAGCTAACCTGCCCCAAGCTCTTAACCACACATCAGCTATATTTAGTTTTCTCCATTAACTTATAACAAGAAAGCATGAAAAAAACTCTATTAGCATTAGCTCTACTTTTGAGCACGGGACTCAGCCGGGCTCAAAATGCGCCCTTCTACTTTACGAGTGCCACTCAGCAGCCTTATACGGACCTGCTTGCGCCTCAAAGTGTAAATAACGGGCAGCAATGGAAGTCTACTTCCTCGTTGCCCCTGTCACTGGGCTTTCCCTTTACTTTCCGGGGCCGGACTGTTACCTCCGTGAATGTACTGGGCCGGGGCGTGGAGTTTACCGGGGCCGTCGGCGAGTACATATTTATTTACGATAGAATGGCTAGCATGCTACAGGACCGCGGTATCCTGGCCGGGGGCGGCAGCTTATCCCCGATCAGCTACTCCGTTAGTGGCCCGGTAGGCAGCAGGGTTGGCAAAATAGAATGGAAAAACGCGGGTATTGCCCAGTCAAGCCCCACCCCGCCGAATCCATCCCATTTTATCAACTGCCAGTTGTGGCTCTATGAAGCGGATGGCCGGCTAGAAATTCATTTCGGGCCCAGCCTCACAACTACGACGACCTTCTACAATAATCTGATAATGCTCAAGACCTATTCAGATAACGCCACCGCTGTTACTCCTATCGGAAACCCGAACGCCCCTAACTTTATAGTCGAAAGCTGCCTTACTCCCTGCCACGGTGGTATTAGCGGAAATCCCGCCAGCGGGGTCGTATATACGTTTACCCCTACGCTAATAACGGCTGCTACATCGGCTCAGCTGGCTGCCCAGGTCAACGTGTACCCCAACCCAGCCCATCGACAGCTGAGTATCTCCCTGCTCGTGTCTACCACTTTCGACCTACAGGCGCGGCTGCTAGATGCCGCCGGACGGACGGTACACACGTTCAACATTAGCAAGCAAGCTGCTGAGCCCTTTACGACAATGCTTCCCGCCCTGCCCAGCGGGCTATACTCGCTGCAGCTGGCAGGCCCCAAAACCATTCTGTACACGCGCCGGCTGATGATTGAACAGTAGGCTATACCCACTCCCCATCAGTTTTAGCAGAAAGCAAAAGGCCCGTCCGGACAAACCGAACGGGCCTTTTGTGCACTATTTAAACCACCCTTACACGTCAAACTTGATGCCCTGGGCCAGCGGCAGCTGATCGGAGTAGTTGATAGTGTTGGTTTGGCGGCGCATGTAGATCTTCCAGGCGTCGGAGCCGGACTCCCGGCCTCCGCCGGTTTCCTTCTCGCCCCCGAAGGCCC belongs to Hymenobacter cellulosilyticus and includes:
- a CDS encoding RNA polymerase sigma factor, producing MERCRLGDRRAQAEIYKRYAKAMFNASLRITGDYAEAEDVLQESFLSAFRELHSYKGDSSFGSWLKRIVINKSINCLRNRRLQLVPLADQHDSVGTETESGEYDSEELGWRADVVRRCVQELPDGYRVVLSLYLLEGYDHAEIAGILNITESTSKSQYSRARKKLLELARQHGL
- a CDS encoding T9SS type A sorting domain-containing protein, encoding MNVLGRGVEFTGAVGEYIFIYDRMASMLQDRGILAGGGSLSPISYSVSGPVGSRVGKIEWKNAGIAQSSPTPPNPSHFINCQLWLYEADGRLEIHFGPSLTTTTTFYNNLIMLKTYSDNATAVTPIGNPNAPNFIVESCLTPCHGGISGNPASGVVYTFTPTLITAATSAQLAAQVNVYPNPAHRQLSISLLVSTTFDLQARLLDAAGRTVHTFNISKQAAEPFTTMLPALPSGLYSLQLAGPKTILYTRRLMIEQ